The Crocosphaera subtropica ATCC 51142 genome includes a window with the following:
- a CDS encoding cysteine desulfurase family protein gives MQIYLDHSATTPPRSEVVAYVSQLLTEEWGNPSSLHQWGQRAAMVIETARVQVASLVNAREPESIIFTSGGTEADNLAILGIARQYSTPQHLIISSIEHPAISEPVACLEAQGWEVTRLAVNGQGRINPWDLKAAIQSNTVLISIIYGQSEIGTVQPIEELSNIAHDHAILFHTDAVQSAGRLSIDVQRLPIDLLSISSHKIYGIQGAGALYVRPGVDIDPLLLGGGQEGKKRSGTQSVGIIGGFGLAAELAVREMATESSRLIGLRDRLFDLMADCPYVIPTGDRLYRLPHHVSFVINDPFQTSETEKITGKMIVRQMNLAGIAISAGSACHSGKLSPSPILLAMGYSEKEAIKGIRLTLGQNTTREDIDWTAMVLKQVLNRLMPQLVIAK, from the coding sequence ATGCAAATTTATTTAGATCATAGTGCTACAACTCCCCCTCGTTCAGAGGTAGTTGCTTATGTTAGTCAACTTTTGACAGAGGAATGGGGTAACCCTTCTAGTCTGCATCAATGGGGACAACGGGCTGCCATGGTCATAGAAACTGCCAGGGTACAAGTTGCCTCCCTTGTCAATGCTAGGGAACCTGAGTCAATTATTTTTACGTCAGGGGGAACAGAAGCAGACAACTTGGCTATTTTAGGAATCGCTAGACAGTATAGTACACCCCAACATTTAATTATTTCTAGTATCGAACATCCGGCTATTAGTGAACCAGTGGCTTGTTTAGAAGCACAAGGATGGGAAGTCACTCGTTTAGCTGTCAATGGTCAAGGCAGAATTAATCCTTGGGACTTAAAAGCTGCTATTCAATCTAATACAGTGCTGATTTCCATTATTTATGGCCAAAGCGAAATAGGAACGGTACAACCGATTGAAGAATTAAGCAACATTGCTCACGATCATGCCATTCTCTTCCATACTGACGCAGTGCAAAGCGCAGGTAGACTGTCCATTGATGTGCAACGGCTTCCCATTGACTTATTATCTATTTCCTCACATAAAATCTACGGAATTCAAGGGGCAGGGGCATTATATGTACGTCCAGGGGTAGACATCGATCCCTTACTCTTGGGAGGCGGCCAAGAAGGAAAAAAACGCTCAGGAACCCAATCAGTAGGGATTATTGGCGGATTTGGACTGGCGGCCGAATTAGCAGTAAGAGAAATGGCAACTGAAAGTTCTCGCTTGATAGGATTACGGGATCGCTTGTTTGATTTAATGGCTGATTGTCCTTATGTGATTCCCACAGGGGATAGATTATATCGTCTTCCTCATCATGTTAGTTTTGTGATTAACGATCCTTTTCAAACCAGTGAAACAGAAAAAATTACTGGTAAAATGATCGTTCGTCAAATGAACTTAGCCGGCATTGCCATTAGTGCTGGTTCTGCTTGTCATAGTGGTAAATTAAGTCCCAGTCCTATTCTATTAGCGATGGGTTACTCTGAAAAAGAAGCCATAAAAGGGATTCGGTTAA
- a CDS encoding DUF7682 family zinc-binding protein, translated as MSRRKKSFPCGHKGYGKICHRCAQEQTAWERKQQQKNAWEETFNKDPIDLRPFPKNVVLKAREILKGLANQQDYRSFYGKRLRHDRFIISIPVTRHYRLICRDHGSFLTPEAVVSHEDYNVCKPGQ; from the coding sequence ATGTCGAGACGAAAAAAGAGTTTTCCCTGTGGTCATAAAGGGTATGGTAAAATTTGCCATCGTTGCGCCCAAGAACAAACGGCCTGGGAACGAAAGCAACAACAGAAAAATGCTTGGGAAGAAACCTTCAATAAAGATCCCATTGATCTAAGACCCTTTCCTAAAAATGTTGTTCTGAAAGCCCGTGAAATTCTCAAAGGACTAGCTAATCAGCAAGATTACCGAAGTTTCTACGGAAAACGACTAAGGCATGATCGCTTTATTATCAGCATTCCTGTGACTCGACATTATCGCTTAATTTGTCGTGATCATGGCAGTTTTTTAACCCCAGAAGCGGTTGTTTCCCATGAAGATTATAATGTATGTAAGCCAGGCCAATAA